The sequence below is a genomic window from Prochlorococcus marinus CUG1438.
TTTAATCTCTTTTTTACCAAGAATACGGTCATTTTCTCCGCAAATAGTTTTAATTGGGATATTTTGAATGTAATTATTAGTGCCGGCAAAACCTCCACTTTTTGCAAATGATGCAAGTGAATTCCTCCATCCCCTACAACCTAAATGAATTGAAGCAATTTGCTCTTCCATTGCACCAACACATTCATCTGGATAAGCAAATGCTTGCCTACAAAGACTTCTTCTAACTTGCGGCAATCCTAGAAATGAGGCCCCAATTTGGTTAAGAGGGAAAGGAATATTCTTTGGTTTTCCAAACAAACCGGCAGGAGATAAAAGAATAATTTTTTCAATAGAATTCGGAATGTCAAAAGCAAGTTGTAGAGCTGTTGATCCTCCCATAGAGGCTCCAATAATTTTGAGATTATTAGTAATTTGAAGAGTCTCAAGTATATCAACTAAATATGAAATTATTTTGGAAGGATTGTATTCATTTGAAGCGCATCTAGGACTAAAACCAAAACCTAGTAAGTCAGGAATTATAACCTTGAAATTCTTTTTTAAAGATTTATATATTCTCCTAAACTCTAGAAAACTACTATCAAAACCATGTAGTAAAAGGATAGGTTCGCCTTCTCCTCCGATGACAACAGGGAATTTAAGAGAGTTCCAATTTTCACCAAGTTTTATCCACTTTACATCATTTGCCAAATTAATACCTAATGGATCCAATAGAGACAATTTGGCATTATCAAAAAAAGCAATGTTCAAATCACTAAATTTTTCAAAATCAGTTTTAGTCAAAAACTTACTATATTTTGATCTTTGGTTTTTCAAAAGTAGCAATTACCTGAACAATATCCTTTTTACTAATATCAAAGGGCAAGAAGTGAATCTCGGATTTATCTCTACAAGTGAAATCAGCAATTTTCTCTAAATTGTTGTTTTCAAAAACATTTATGCCTAATTGTGCAATAGTAGTTGGTAAATGCAAAACTTCCATTAGCTTCAGCAATTGTTTAATTGATTGATTAGCTAATTTATTATTATTTTTCATTTCTTCAAGTTTTAGTTGCAATAATAAACCGACTCCAACAATCTCTCCATGAAAGAATTTATTAGGAGTAATTATCTGAGTAATTGCATTATGAAGAGCATGTGCCGCAGCTGTCCTACATTTTTCTCCACCAATTCCTCCAACTAGTCCTGCAGTAAGTCCACAAGCTTCAATTGTATTACTCCAAGAATAATTATTTTTTATTTCATCTTTAAATGCTTTTTCTCCATCTATAAGTAGTTGATCTCTCAGAACTCTAGATATTTGAATCGCTTGTTGAACAAGGCCATCATTAATTGTTGAACTAGTTATTGAGGATTCATACCATTTTGCCAAAGCATCTGCTATGCCACTTGCAAGCGTTCTTGATGGGGCTGTTTGAATAAATTTATGATCAAATACCAGAACTTTTGGACAAGCACTTAAAGCAACATCCTTGATGAATTGGCCATTTTTTGTATATATGTTTGATAAAGCAGTCCAGCCTGCGCATGTAGATGCACTAAGAGGCACTGTAATAGATGGAATATCAAGACTCTCTGCGATGTATTTTCCAGAATCAAGAACTTTTCCCCCACCCGCTGCTATCACAGAATCATGTTTATTTTTTAAAACTATATTTTTAACTCTTGAGATATCTTCATAACAACAATCAAAATGTAGACAAGCAGTCCCAGGTTTAAGTTTTTTATTTTCTAAATCACTAAAAATTTTGTTTCTCAGTTTTTGGGTAGAGGAGCTTCTCCCTAAAATCAAAGGGGCTTTAGAGAATGAAGAAATGTGAGGTAAAGCTTTCTCCCAAGCATCATTCCCCCTGAATATGATTTCTGGAGAGATTGACTGCATATTTAAGCTAATTATTAAAAGTTAGCACTTGCCAACTCCTGTGAAGACTCTTCGTTGGAGATATTAATTGTAACTTTTTTATTATCATCTATATCAACTAAAGCCTTATCACCATCTTTTATTCTTCCAGAAAGAACTTCTTCAGCCAAACTATCTTCTAGTAAACGCATAACAGCTCTTCTCAACGGTCTTGCGCCGTAAGAAGGATTATAGCCCTCTTCTACAAGTCTTTCTTTAAAAGCATCGGTTACATTTAACTTAATACCTTTATCTTGTAATCTGGCAAAAACTTCTTGTAACATTATATCAGCAATTTCTTTAACCTCATTTTTATTTAGTTGCCTGAATACAATTATCTCATCAAGTCTATTTAAAAATTCAGGTCTAAAGTATTGCTTTAGTTCTTCATTAACGAGTGATTTTATTCTATTGTATTGACTATCTTCAACAGAATTACCAGAAAACTCAAAGCCTAAACCACCTCCTCCTTTTTCGATAACTTTAGAGCCAATATTAGATGTCATAATTAACAAAGTATTTTTAAAGTCAACAGTTCTACCCTTGGAATCTGTTAATCTACCATCTTCTAGTAGTTGCAATAATAGATTGAATACATCTGGATGAGCCTTCTCTACTTCATCAAAAAGGACAACAGTATATGGACGTCTTCTAACAGCCTCAGTAAGCTGGCCACCTTCATTAAAACCAACATAACCTGGAGGAGAGCCTATAAGTTTACTAACAGTATGTCTTTCCATGAATTCTGACATATCAAGTCTAATCATTGCCTCCTCACTGCCAAAGAAATATGAAGCTAATGACTTAGTCAACTCAGTTTTTCCTACACCAGTAGGACCTGAAAAGATAAAACTTGCAATAGGCCTGTTAGGATTTTTTAGTCCAACCCTAGCTCTTCGAATGGCTCTTGAAACAGCCTTTACAGCCTCGTCTTGCCCTATTAGTCGTTGGTGAAGTGTCTCCTCCATATTAAGAAGCTTGACTGATTCAGTTTCTGTTAATTTCTGAACAGGCACACCTGTCCATGATGCAACGATGTGTGCTACATCTTCTTCACATACAAGGGGGCTTGATAAAAATTTTGAATCATTTTTAGTTAAGTCAGCATTAGTATCAGAATTAGATTTTTCTTCACTTGTCGATTCTTTTTTACTTTCAAGTACTTCTTTTATTTTCGCTGATAATTCCATCTCTTTTTCTCTTAATTGTCCAGCCTGATCAAAGTTTTGGTCTCTTACAGATTCTTCTTTTTGTTTTTGAATTTGCCTTAATTCTTTATCTATTTGTTTAGCTTCAGGGGGGAGTTTAGAATTAATTAAACGAACTCTGCTACCTGCCTCATCAATAAGATCTATAGCCTTATCTGGTAAAAATCTATCAGAAATGTAACGATCACCGAGATGAGCCGCTGCTTCTAAAGCATCATCAGTGATTTTAAGGCGATGATGTTGTTCGTAACGTTCTCTAAGACCTTTTAAAATTTCAATTGTATCTTCAATAGAAGGCTCACCAACCATGACAGGTTGGAATCTTCTTTCAAGGGCGGCATCTCTTTCAATATGTTTTCTATATTCATCAAGTGTTGTTGCTCCAATACATTGAAGTTCTCCTCTGGCTAAAGCTGGCTTTAAAATATTTGCAGCGTCTATAGCTCCTTCAGCCGCTCCGGCACCAATTAAAGTATGCACTTCGTCAATAACAAGAATCACATTACCTGCAGATTTAATTTCTTCCATTATTTTTTTTAGTCTTTCTTCGAATTCACCCCTATATTTTGTTCCTGCTACCAAAAGTCCTATGTCAAGAGTTAAAACTCTCTTATCTTCAAGAATATCAGGGATATCACCTAACTGTATTCTTTGAGCTAAACCTTCTGCAATTGCTGTTTTACCAACACCTGGCTCTCCGATG
It includes:
- a CDS encoding alpha/beta hydrolase, which produces MTKTDFEKFSDLNIAFFDNAKLSLLDPLGINLANDVKWIKLGENWNSLKFPVVIGGEGEPILLLHGFDSSFLEFRRIYKSLKKNFKVIIPDLLGFGFSPRCASNEYNPSKIISYLVDILETLQITNNLKIIGASMGGSTALQLAFDIPNSIEKIILLSPAGLFGKPKNIPFPLNQIGASFLGLPQVRRSLCRQAFAYPDECVGAMEEQIASIHLGCRGWRNSLASFAKSGGFAGTNNYIQNIPIKTICGENDRILGKKEIKNIKKIKKLNFVGLQNCGHLPHIDLPSLSSKIIQDYFCN
- a CDS encoding iron-containing alcohol dehydrogenase family protein codes for the protein MQSISPEIIFRGNDAWEKALPHISSFSKAPLILGRSSSTQKLRNKIFSDLENKKLKPGTACLHFDCCYEDISRVKNIVLKNKHDSVIAAGGGKVLDSGKYIAESLDIPSITVPLSASTCAGWTALSNIYTKNGQFIKDVALSACPKVLVFDHKFIQTAPSRTLASGIADALAKWYESSITSSTINDGLVQQAIQISRVLRDQLLIDGEKAFKDEIKNNYSWSNTIEACGLTAGLVGGIGGEKCRTAAAHALHNAITQIITPNKFFHGEIVGVGLLLQLKLEEMKNNNKLANQSIKQLLKLMEVLHLPTTIAQLGINVFENNNLEKIADFTCRDKSEIHFLPFDISKKDIVQVIATFEKPKIKI
- a CDS encoding ATP-dependent Clp protease ATP-binding subunit, whose translation is MFERFTEKAIKVIMLAQEEARRLGHNFVGTEQILLGLIGEGTGVAAKVLKSLGVNLKDSRIEVEKIIGRGSGFVAVEIPFTPRAKRVLELSLEEARQLGHNYIGTEHLLLGLIREGEGVAARVLENLSIDLTKVRTQVIRMLGETADVGSGANSSKGNQKTATLDEFGTNLTKLASESKLDPVVGRHSEIDRVVQILGRRTKNNPVLIGEPGVGKTAIAEGLAQRIQLGDIPDILEDKRVLTLDIGLLVAGTKYRGEFEERLKKIMEEIKSAGNVILVIDEVHTLIGAGAAEGAIDAANILKPALARGELQCIGATTLDEYRKHIERDAALERRFQPVMVGEPSIEDTIEILKGLRERYEQHHRLKITDDALEAAAHLGDRYISDRFLPDKAIDLIDEAGSRVRLINSKLPPEAKQIDKELRQIQKQKEESVRDQNFDQAGQLREKEMELSAKIKEVLESKKESTSEEKSNSDTNADLTKNDSKFLSSPLVCEEDVAHIVASWTGVPVQKLTETESVKLLNMEETLHQRLIGQDEAVKAVSRAIRRARVGLKNPNRPIASFIFSGPTGVGKTELTKSLASYFFGSEEAMIRLDMSEFMERHTVSKLIGSPPGYVGFNEGGQLTEAVRRRPYTVVLFDEVEKAHPDVFNLLLQLLEDGRLTDSKGRTVDFKNTLLIMTSNIGSKVIEKGGGGLGFEFSGNSVEDSQYNRIKSLVNEELKQYFRPEFLNRLDEIIVFRQLNKNEVKEIADIMLQEVFARLQDKGIKLNVTDAFKERLVEEGYNPSYGARPLRRAVMRLLEDSLAEEVLSGRIKDGDKALVDIDDNKKVTINISNEESSQELASANF